The nucleotide window AAGTGCTAAATAAAAGCTAAAAAGACAAAATGCAGAAAATAATCCATTAAAAAAATATTTAGATCTGGAAGCTTTAATGAGTTCTTTACACTCATAATTTTCTTTAAAAGTTCTGTACACATATAAAAAGAAAAAACTTAAGAATATTGGAGCACTGACGGAAAGAGTAACCCAACTTGCAGTTTCTTCAGGTTTGCAACTATTTGGATTTTTGCAATTTATAGTAATAACTATACTTAAAGCAATTGCAGGGCCAAAAACACTTACTAAAAGGTAATATCAATACTTATGCTTCCACTTAAGTACTAATTGTTGTTTTTCTTTATTTCCTTCTCCTTGATTAATAATTGTTTTATGTAATTATCTATTACAGCATGTACTAATTTATATTCATCTTCTCCATAATCTTTAGCTAATAATACAGATTGTTGAATTAAAATTGCAGGTTCCGTTTTGAAAACTGAATATTCTGAAAAAGCTTCCAGAATAATCGCAAGAATACTCAAATTTAATCTGTGAACACTTCAATCTGTTCTTAAAAGTTGATCAATTTGTTCTAAAAAAAGAGTTTTATCTTTAATGTATCTTTTGTAAATGCGCCATTCAAAGCCAGTCCAACTATCATTTCCATGCTTCTTGCTCTTTTTAGCTTCATCAAAAGAATTTCAAATTAAATCAGAATATATTGCTTCGCATATATTAATTCGCTTCTGAAATCTCGATATTCTATAAGATTGAATTTCACTATCCACTTCATTTATTTCTTACCATGACTAGAAGAAGACAGTAACTCTAAATGTTCAGGAATAGTTACAAGACTATCTTCTTTATAAGCTATTAATGTTTCTTGCCCTACTGCTTCTGCAATGGCATCGCACAATAAATTAGCCAATAAATAAATAGATTTAGGAGAAAAATTATTAGCTGGAATAGAAAAATCAACAATATCAGGATTGTTATTACTATTTATTATTCCTACTACTGGAATATCCATTTTTTTAGCTTCTAATATGGGAATTAAATCATTTACAGGATTAAAAATTACCAGCACATCAGGCAATTTAGTTAAACCTTTAATTCCATCATAATTTTTTTCTATCTTTAGCTTTTTCTTTTTTAATTGAGAAATTTCTTTTTTAGTTAATTGTTGACTAAGATTTTCTTGTTTTAAAAACTCATCTAATTCTGTTAATTTATTTAAGGTTTTATTTACCTGTCTGAAATTAGTGAATAAACCCCCTAGTCATCTTTGAGTAATATAAAAGACATTAACTCTTTTTGCTGATTCTTTAACTATATCAGCAATAATTTTGTTTTTAGAAGAAACAAACATAATTTCTAATCCTGATCTAGATAAGTCATAAAGATAAGAATATGCATTTTGTAAATGTTCCATAGTTTTTTCTAAATTAATAATGTGTCTTTTCTTATATTCTTCTTTCAATAAAAATGGAGCCATCTTTGGCTCTCATAATCTTGATTTAGCCCCTAAATGAAGGTCAAATTCTACCATTTTTTCTATAGAAATTAGATCTCTTTTTTCATTCATTAAATAAACTTGTGCTTCTTTAAAGTACTCAACTTTAAATTTAATACTTAAAAATCAATAAGATAAGATTGATCAGATTTAATTTTTTGATTTTACAGTTATTAAATTATCTCTAAAAGAGTTGTTTTAAGCGATATCTTTAATTTCTTAAGTTAAAAGATATAAAAGATTTAATGTCAAGTAATACTTTAGGAATTCTTCTCGGGATTTGCTTATTAGTAATTATTCTAGGAGCTTGCTACATTCTAAAAATAAATGGTGAATTAAAACATAAGAATTCAAATAACAATGAAGAACTAAATAAAGAAACTATAAATAAATTAAATAGTTTAGAGCAATTCTCTAAAAATTTACAAAAACAACTTTTTTATGAAGAAAAAGAACGACAAGAGAGGGAAATTAGAGCAGAGCTTGAAGAAGCTTATAACCGAAGAATTAAACGAATTGAAGAAGAAAGGAAAGAACAAAATGAAATAATTTATAGACTAAAAGAAAAAATTAAACATCTAACAGAAACACAAGAACAAATAAGTTGAGAAAAAAATAGATTGGAAAGAATTAATTTTGATTTACGCGAAGATCAAAAAAATCATGCTATTTTTATAGATTTTTATGCTGCTTGCAAAGATTGGGGTTTGAGTGAGATAGAAGAGGTAAGAAATTTCATTAAATATTGAAGGGAAAATTTCGAATATATTGAAATAACTAAACGAAAGTCTAAGAGTAAAAAGGGACCCCAAGAAGGGGGAAAAGAAGGAGAAAAAGAATGAGAAAGACTCTTTAAAAAAACTTTTGAAGAATGGCCTTCTTATGAATTTAAATTAACAAAACAACCTAGAGACCAATTAGGGAGAAGGGCCGACTTTAAGATTGAATTTTCTTCAGGCAAAAAATATTTAGATAGTCTAGGAGTACTAAAAATATTAATAGAATTAAAGACTTCGCACAAAAAATTTATTGATGTTAGTAGTACTGATTTCAGAGAACTTACTGAACAAATTATTAAGTTATTAGAAGAAACAAGATACAATAACGAAAAATTTGATATAGCTCTTTTTATTATTGGAGAAAAACTAATACCACAAATATTAGGGGATGAAGATGTTATTTGATTTGGGTTAGGAGGAGAAAGAATTCTCTCTTTAGAGGAATACATAATACGAGGAGATCCTATTCTTGCTTTAACCAGCTTTGAATATTCCCACATTTTGTTAAAACATTTATTCTATTCTTGAAGAATTTTTGCAATTACTTCTGATAACAAAATATTTTCTAAATCAAGAGATATTAAACAATTTGAAGAAAGAATTCCTAATTTAAATAGACAAGCTTTGAATTTATTTCATAGTACAACCAAATTAAAAGATGAACTTCTTGAACAATTAGCAATGATCATTGGAGAGCTTTGAAAGAAAAGTGAAGAATTGAGGCATTGAAAAATTGATATAGATAAAAGAAATGAAATTCTAAAAATTACTGAAAGAGAAGTTCACGCAGCTATTGAATGAGTTCGTTCAATAACTGTAAAACATGATCAATCTTGTACTTGCGATTCTTGCGAACAAAAGCGTTGAATTGATAAAAATTGCAAAGAAATAGATTTATTTAGAAAAGAAATTAGAAGACGAGGGCAAGAATTTTTCTCCTTAAAGAGAAAAATTGAGAGAAAAAATAGAAAAAACTTCTAAAACACCTTTTAGTTAGTTGTACAAATATAAAGCTTTAAAAATAGGGCTATTTGGGGGTTCTTTTAATCCTCCACATTTAGGACATATTTATCTTTCTAAATATGCTATTAAAACACTTAAATTAGACTATTTAATTCTTATACCTACTTTTCAATCAGTAGATAAAGATAAAAATATTTATGCTGATTCTCAAGATAGATTAAATATGTTATTGCTTTCTATAGCAGGAAAAAAAGTAATAATTTCTTCTTATGAATTAAAGCTAGAAAAAGCAATAGAATCAATTATTACAGTTAGACACTTTAAGTCTTTATTTCCTAGCGCAAAACTTTATTTTTTGTTTGGAGAAGATCATTGCTCTTCTCTAAATACTTGAAAAAATATTAAAGAATTATTTTCTTTAACTGCTCCTGTTATTTTTAGAAGAACTAAAAACTTTTCCAAAGAAAAAATTCTTCCTTACTTAACTAAACTAAATATTTTGAATACTAAATTTCTGAATAACCCCTTTTTTCCCATTTCTTCTTCTGAATTTAGAAGAAGTAGAAAAAAAAATTTATTACATAAAGATGTTTACAAATACATCGAAAATAAAAAACTTTATTTAAAGTAAATACAAATTTTTAGTTAATTTTTTTTAAAGAATTAAATCTAAATAATTTAATTAAATCTACATATTCTGGTTTAGATTCTCTCAATTTGGAAGAAAAAATACAAAATAAAAATATTAAAGCTGTTAAAAAGCTTAATGAAACTAAAGAATTAACATTATTTGCTAAAACTGAAGCAATAATATAGTATGCTGTTAGAATAATATATCCTATACCTCAAATACAGCTAAAAAAGGTGGCTGTTTTTTGAGTACTATAATTCTTGTATTCAAGAGGAATAAATAGTAGAACTGATTGAATTCCTAAACCAAAAAAGGCCAGAAAAAAAGCTCCAAGAAAAATAATGACATTCGTAAATCAAAAAATAGTACTATCATTTCCCCAAATATTCATTGCTCAAGCGGCTGCGGACATTACAACTCAAATAGCGAACATAGTATGCAAAGAACATTTAACTATTGAAGTTCTTTGAAATCTTGAAAGATTTAATTTTCCTAAAAAGAAAAGACCAAAACAAGTTCCAGTAAAGAAAATCACTGTATAAAGTGATTTTCAATCAATAGTTTTAAATATTTCTCCTTGCGCTGAACTTAATTTTTCTTTATTTTCGCTAGATAAATGACTAATTAATCCTTTTAATTTATCAGGAACAAAAGTAGAAAATAACACTGAAACCACTAATAAACAGCTATAAGTCAAAATTCATAATCAAGCCTCTTTTTCTCTCAAAAGAGTAAAGTAATTCTCTTTTTTCTCCAAAGATAATTTCTCTGAGAGAGAAATTAATTCAAAGTCTTTTCCATGAATATAAAAGAAAATTAAAGGTAGAAATGCTAATAATGCAGTTACACTTGCAGTTCATCTTCAATATGTAGTTAAAAAATTAGAAATAGGAGAGATCATGAATAATAAATTTACTACCAGCCCTGAGAGAGCAAAAGTAAATCCGTTTCAAGCTACTAATTTTTTTCTCTTTTCAGGAAGAACTAATTTTGACAGTAAAGGAGAAATGTAAATTATTGTCAAAGTTCCTCCTGCAGCCATAATTAATCTCCCTAAAATGAGAACAGTTCAATGGGGACTAAATACTAAAGGCAAAGAAAGAGTAACTAAAGCACATGCCATTAAACATGCTTTCCTAAAACCAAGCTTCATCAATATATAAGAAGCTGGGATTGTGAAAATACCTCTAGCTATGGTAATTGCAAAATTAACTGAATCTGCTGCAGTTCCTTTTGAGATAAATTCAAAAGCTTCACTTCAACCTGTTTTTGTATTTCCCGATGATGATCCTTTTAATTTAGAAAAAATTAATCAATTAGTACAAAACATACAATAAGCAAAAAATAAAGCTATTCACATATTAAAGGCCTTCGGATAGAAGGTCTTTAAATCTAAATTGAGCTGTATCTTATATTTATTAGTTGGTCTTTCAGGAGGTCAAAAAGGAAGATTCCTTCTTTGAACTAAAAAATTAAACAAGTTTTAAAACAAAAACTAAAAGTTTAGAAAAAATGAACTCTCAAGTCTTTTTAGATAAGACCAGAAATAAATGAATTTATTTGACGCAATTGTTCTTCATACTTCCATATTGCTTTGATTTTTTGATATTAATATTCTCAACCATTTCTTTTTTTCAGGAAATGAGAATAAATGGCGCCGCAACAAATAATGGACAACATTCTAAGAGATGATACGAAACACCTCAACTATCTTATCTAAAAATTGGATATCTTTTCATTATTGGTTGCTTATTCATGATTATGAATTGCAAATATAAAAATTGTCATAAATTGGGAAAATATTGCAATTTTTTTTATCCCGAATATAAACTCTGAACATTTTGCTCTATTATCCAACCATTTTTAATTTTGTTATCTCAAATTATTGAAGGAGTGCCAAATTCCGAAGAAAAAAAAGGAGGAGAGGCGATAAGCATCATCTTACTTTTTATTCAAGTGGCGCAATTTTACATTATCTATATTTATTTAAAGAGTTGTTGAAAGCCTGTCAGTCAACAATTTTTCTCGCTATATAGAAATAAATGAGGAATATTTGATTCCGCAAGATTTACTTATTATGCCACGAGAATTTTTGGAATATTGTTTTTAGAAATTATTATTTTCGCTGCTTTTAATTTATTAATTCAAAATTTTTTAACTAATTCTAAAAGTTCAACACCAAGCAATGGAACTGAAAATCAAAACCAAATAGTAGGAAAACTAAATAATATAAAACAAGGTCAAGAAATTGGAAGATTTATTTTTACAGTAATTACATTAATTATTATCTCTCCCTTTATTGAAGAAATAATATATAGGAAAGTAACACTAAAAACTACAAACTTTAATTGAAAAACAATTTTTACTAGTTCTATTATTTTTTCTCTTTCACATATAAATGTCACTAAAGAAACAATTTTTCATCTTTGACCTTATTTATTGGGAGGATTCACCTATGCTTTAACTTATAAATATTTCAAAAATATTTGAGTGGGGATATTAACTCACTCTTTACATAACTTAATTACATTAATAATAGTTTTGTGAAAAATTTTTAATCCTCACTCAGTAAATACAATAGCTACTAACACCATTATTTAATTAATTTCTATTAATCTTTTATTTTCTCTATAACTTCTTCCAAATTTAGATATTTTTTTATCTCCTAATTTAACTAAATCTCCAGTAAAAAAAATATTTATATGAGTTAAAAATTGACCTACACCAAAACCATCAACTCTAACTTTTTCATCAATAAATTCTTTAATTTTTTCTGGAGTAAGTCCAGAAGAAATATAAATCTTTACATGTTTTCCTCCAAAAGAATCTAAGGATTCTCTTAATTTTTTAATTAATGTAGGATTCACTCCCATATATTTTCTTTCCTCGGGAAAATCAATTAAAGAAGAATCTTTAATTGTTGGATGGGTATCCACTCTAACTCCTTTTAATTTTTTTCCAAATTCTTTAAGCACTGTCAACGAATCTTCTATTACATTATTATTGAAATCTACTAATGCTATTAAAGGTAATTTGGGAAAAATTTCATGATATTTTTTCATAGTCTTTAAGATATCTCCTTCAAAAATTTGAATAGCTCCATGAGGAAGAGAATGGTAAACATTTATTTTTTCTTTTTCATTAGAAGATAATTCTTTATAGAAGGGGAAACTTTTTAAATTGGGGGCTGAAAAAGATCTAATCCCTCCCACATAATAAGCTCAACAATCTCCTTCTATATTTCTATAGTGATCTGATCTATCTGCCATACAAATAATTTCTATACCTTGAGCCGCAGAAATGCATTCTTTAGCATTATTTGATAAAGAAGTAGATCTTGAAAGAATTCCATCTATTATTCCTTCATAAATGGAAATATATTGATATTTCCCTTCTAGCTCTAGCACTACTTCTAAATTATTAATTAAAGCTCCTTCTTCTAAATAACGAACTTTAATTCTTTTATTTTCTATTTCTTTCTCTAAAAGTTTTAAAACTTCTTTAATTCCTGATAGAATAACTGAATTTTTTCTCTGAAAAAATTGCATCACTACTATTTCATCAGAATATATAGAAGATAATTTTTGGGCATCAAAAAAATAGCTAGAAATTATTTTTTTGAGATTTCCCACCTTTAAATTAATTTAATTTCTTAAGCTTAAAGATGGGAGTATTTTTACAATTGACGTAAAAATTCAACTTATCCTGCGGCAGGCTTAACAGTGCCTCAAACTGTTTAATTAAATCCAACAAACTTAATTAACTTAGTCGGTAGCGGTCTTAGCAGCTTAACTCAATTAGCTGTTTAGTTTTTAAATAAACTTTTTCTGAAGGGGTTTTAGTCGCATTTAAAGGGATAAGCTAAAACAGGAATTTTTATCGGAGATGGGAGAATGACCCATTACTTCCACCATTTTTATTAACAATAGTTAAATAATTAGATAAGTATGTCTAAAATAGTGAAAATAGGCATTCTTACAGCAAACAATATTGAAGATATGGAATTCATTATTCCTTTTGATATTTGAAGAAGAGCTAAATTTGTTGTAGAAACAATTTCTTGTGAAGTGAAAAATAATGCATTATTGCATTACTCAAATATGAAAATTAGTGCTAATTTCAAATTAAAACTAACAAATTTAGAGCAATATGATCTCCTTTTCTTTCCTGGGGGTCCAGCTTTTAGAGCTTATCTTTCCCCTCCAGCTACTTTTAAAGATTTAGGTGAATCTAAATTGCATACAGCAATTAAAAAATTCTATAAAAGTCCAGACAAATGATTAGTTTCTATTTGTGCTGCTCCAATTTCACTATTAACTATACTAGAAGGAGAACTTCACGAAAACTTTAAATTCACTTGTTACAATGATTCAAAATTAATTGGTGATTATTCTAAATTATGGGTTGATAAGCCAGTTGTTATTCATCAAGAAAGACAATTTATTACTGCTCAAGCAGCTAGTTGTGCTTTACAACTAGCTTTCTTAGTGGTAGAACTATTTACTAGTAAAGAAGAAGCTATTAAATTGGCTAAAACTATTCTTTATGATTATGTTTCTCCTTTAGGAGATTAAATTTAATTGTTTAATTAATTCATTGTTGTAAATTCATTCTCTAGCTTCCGTATTGGAAGCTAAAAGAGCTACAAGTAAATCTAAAGTATCTTCTGATAGTTGTTCTTTTAATTTATCTATATTTTCTCCCAAAAAGTCAAATTGATTTACTTGAAATAAGAAAGTTAAGTAATGTCTTTCCTTATCTCCTTTCTTATCAGTAAATATATAAGGCGTTTTTTGATCTGGAAGGGTTCTAAAAAATCCGGAAAATCTATTTCACATTCTATAAAAATCTTTGTAATTTTTTTTTCCATCTTGAGTTTCAGAAGTTTGAGAAACTTGTTCGCCTGACTGTTTATTTTCTAAAACTTGCTTAATTTTTTCTTTTAACTCACCAATAGTTAAAGCCTCAAGATCAAAATCTTTTTCAACTTGACTACTATCAAATAATTCAGCTAAAGCTTGCAATAAAGTTGGATTAGGTCTAGTTTTATCTTGTAAATTCAAATATTTTAAAATTTTTTTCTTTAATTTAAAAGAATCAAAAATAGTTTTTAGCTCTTCATTACTTTGTAAATGAATTTTTCAATTATCTTCAAAAAATAGACCTTCTAAAAATCCTTTATTCTCTTCTTCTGTTGAAGAAAAATTAGTATTTTTTGAATCATTATTTATTCAAAACTTTTCAAAAATACTTGTTTTAAGCTCTTCTGGAATCTCTTTAGTTGTAAATTTAGGAGTTATTAATCCCATAAATCCACCTAATTTATTTTTCTCTGCTCCATGTACATCATTTTTAATAGCTTGTGCTTCAAAAATTTCTTTGTAAAAACTAAATTCTCTTTTTTTAGAAGAGATTTTTTCTTCCTCTTTGGAAAAGTTTGTAGTTCCAGTTAATAATGGATTTTGTATTTCTGAAGGTAAAGATTGTGTGAAATTAGAAAGTAAATTTTTAGGTTTGCTGGAATCTTCATTTTTGTCTTCTAATTTTTTAGCTATTTCTTCCATTGTTTCCGGATTTATTTCTTTTAATCAAACTAAATAAGAGTTTTTATTGAAACTCTTATTAAAAATATGATTTGTTAATTTAGATAAATTTGAATAATTATTTTTTCTAAGTCAATATATTGAATATAAAAAAGAAATTAATTCTCTAGAATTCAAGGAACTACTTTCATAAGCATCATCACTTAAATAAAAATTTCTTAATATTCAAGAATTTCTTGCTTTAGTAATTCAAGAGTCAATTTTTCGTCCATTATCTTCAGTTGATTTTTCTTCTTCTCCTTCTTCTGGATTATTTTGTAAATTTCCAAATATTGCTCTTTCTTCAACTGGCAAACTTAGTCAACTATCTAAAAATAAAGTCTTATTAATTAAATTCTCCCATTTATTTTTTTCTTCTCCATTTTCGATATTTTCATTATTTGTATTAAGAAAATCTGCAAATCTTTTAATTTGTCCTGCAAGATTTTCATCTTCATTATTAGCCGCGACATTAAGTAATTCTTCTATTTTCTTGGAAAATACTGAATTAACTAATAAAGATTTATTTTCTAATATTTTCTCCAAATTTGCTCTATTAAGTAATTCTGAATGAAAAATATTTTCTAAAGACTTAATTTGAAAATCTTTTTCTCCTTCTTTATTTAATAATTCTTTTAATTTATTGGCCTTTTCTTCTAATCCATAAATATTGTTTTTAATTAAAGAATTAAATAATTTGCTATAAAAAACATAATGATTATTGCCATTTTGTTTTTCTTTATTTTCTTTTTGCCTCAAATTATCAAATTTAATTTCTTCTTCTGAAAAAGAATTTTTATTTCCAAAAATAAGGGGATGAGGATTAAATAATCCATCTTCATCATTTAAAACAATTATTCTTTTATTTTGTGGATCTCCATTTGCAGAATTATTTGGTAGATGTGTTGCAAAAGAAGAAGGAACTTCCCTATATATACTTGAAAGAATGCTTGAAAAATTCTTGATATTTTCCACTCAATAAAGTTTTTCTAAATATTCTTTAATTGCACCAAATATCTCTGAATGTTTCTTGAAATATTCCTCAAAACTTAATTTATCTGTTTTTTGAGCTCTCATTAAATCTAATTTCAATTCAAAAAATAAATTAGTTTGTCCATTTCCATTTTTTTTAGATAGCAAATATTTAAAAAATATATTTTCGAAATTATGATTTAAAAATTTTTCAATATTTTCAAAATCACTTTTAGCTAATTTATCCATAGAAATAGAAGAAAATTGATTTTTTTTCGGAATACCATAAATACTTATTCCTTCTTTTTCTCGAGAAATTATGAATTTATCATTACCCCATTCATTGGATTTTTTATTTTTTAATTCTCTAACACCATACAGACAAGCATATTGATTTGAACTAGGCCATCAACTTCTCCTATTTTCTTCTAATATCTTATTTCAAAAATCCTCTTTAAATATTGATTTTTTAACTAATATACAATCCCCACTAATTTTTTGCTGATTTGTGTAATTTTTATTTTCCTCTAATTTTTCTAAAAATAGAAGCAAAGGATTTTCTTCAAAATTTGTATTAGTTTTATTTCTTAAATTAGATAAATCAAGCTCTGAAAGCTTATCTCCATTAGAAGAAAAAGTAGAGTTTTTATTTTCCAAAATATTGAAAAGATAAAGTAAAGAGGCCAATTTTCTTCCATCTTTTATTTCTTTTAATTTGGAAATAGTTAATACTTTCTTTTGGAAATATTTAGAATCAATTTCTTTTTGATTTTTCAAATTCAAAATGAATTGTCTGTAATTTGAGTGAATTGTTTCAAATGCAGGAAATAAATAATTCTTTATTTCTTCTTTTTCTTTTGCTAAATTATTTGGTTTATTAAAAATATCGCTATTTTCTCCTTTAGTTGAATAATTAATATTTCATTCATAAATTTCAAAAGGTTTTTCTTGTTCTTTCCATTGTTCAAAAACAAAATTTCTAAAATCTTCAAATTTATTTAATAAAAATCATCCTTTTTCTTTAAAAAAGAAATCAATGAAAAAATTTTTAATTAAACCTCAAGAAAAATCATCTAAATTATTCTTACTTTTTCAATAATTTAAGTGATAATCAAAGAAAAATTTATTAATTTTTTGAGAAATTGGATAAAAATCTTTCTGATTTTTCCACATTTTGATAATTCATCCCATTAAAAGCTGTTTAACAACATTTTCTACAGTACTTTTAGAAAAAGTTGTTAAATTCTTTGAAAACAACATAGAAACTTTTTCGGTTTCATTACTTCCTGGAATAATCGAAAGAATATTATTTCAATATTTAATGGTTGAATCAAATTTTTCCATTTTTATATCTTTTTCAGGAATTCCATAAGTTCTATAAAGTGGTATTCCAGCTCCCCCGCCTATTAAAGAAAGCATTAATATTTTTTTAAAAAACAAAGTAATCTAACTTAAATGTCTTTGATCAACATTACTTTGGAATTTAATATCATGAGCTTTTAATTTATAAGTTCCACTGAAGAATTCATTCATTGATTTTTCTTTAGTATTCAATTCTTCAGTTTCTTGAATTATTAATTCAGACAATATTTCTGTAGGAAGTTTTTTAAATAATTGACATAATTTTTCTTCTGAAGAAAAATCTTCTCCCGAAACTTGAATGAAATAATTATCTTTTTTTTCTTTTTTACCATTTCCTCTTTTTCTCTCAAAATATTTATTGTCTAACTTTTTATTTCCGTTTGTTTGAGAACTTTGAGTTATTTCTTCAACTTTTTTATTAAATATTTCTTCTATTTCTTCCTTTTTATAGTATTTGGAGGCATACAAGCTTTTATCAGTATGTAATAATTGATAAATTAAAGCCTTCTTTTTATCTTCCAAATACAATCTCTTTTCTAACAATTTGTTATTTGAATTATCTTCATAATAATGAATTAATTCAGTTTTATAAAAAGAAGGTCAAATATTATTGTTGATTTTTGAAAGTCTAAAAACTATATCATCTAGCTGTCCAAAACTATTAATACTATTTATATACTTGATTAATTTATCTAAACTAGAAAAATTAAATAAATTGCTACTTTCATCTGGAATAGAATCTTTATTTTTTTCTAATTTCAATAAAAATAAAGGTATTTTCTTTTTTTCTGTTGTTCCATTGCCATTTGTGGCGTTGCTGGAATTGGGCGCGCCATTAGATT belongs to Mycoplasma parvum str. Indiana and includes:
- a CDS encoding MFS transporter, with translation MFNFLVQRRNLPFWPPERPTNKYKIQLNLDLKTFYPKAFNMWIALFFAYCMFCTNWLIFSKLKGSSSGNTKTGWSEAFEFISKGTAADSVNFAITIARGIFTIPASYILMKLGFRKACLMACALVTLSLPLVFSPHWTVLILGRLIMAAGGTLTIIYISPLLSKLVLPEKRKKLVAWNGFTFALSGLVVNLLFMISPISNFLTTYWRWTASVTALLAFLPLIFFYIHGKDFELISLSEKLSLEKKENYFTLLREKEAWLWILTYSCLLVVSVLFSTFVPDKLKGLISHLSSENKEKLSSAQGEIFKTIDWKSLYTVIFFTGTCFGLFFLGKLNLSRFQRTSIVKCSLHTMFAIWVVMSAAAWAMNIWGNDSTIFWFTNVIIFLGAFFLAFFGLGIQSVLLFIPLEYKNYSTQKTATFFSCIWGIGYIILTAYYIIASVLANNVNSLVSLSFLTALIFLFCIFSSKLRESKPEYVDLIKLFRFNSLKKIN
- a CDS encoding nicotinate phosphoribosyltransferase, whose amino-acid sequence is MGNLKKIISSYFFDAQKLSSIYSDEIVVMQFFQRKNSVILSGIKEVLKLLEKEIENKRIKVRYLEEGALINNLEVVLELEGKYQYISIYEGIIDGILSRSTSLSNNAKECISAAQGIEIICMADRSDHYRNIEGDCWAYYVGGIRSFSAPNLKSFPFYKELSSNEKEKINVYHSLPHGAIQIFEGDILKTMKKYHEIFPKLPLIALVDFNNNVIEDSLTVLKEFGKKLKGVRVDTHPTIKDSSLIDFPEERKYMGVNPTLIKKLRESLDSFGGKHVKIYISSGLTPEKIKEFIDEKVRVDGFGVGQFLTHINIFFTGDLVKLGDKKISKFGRSYRENKRLIEIN
- the nadD gene encoding nicotinate (nicotinamide) nucleotide adenylyltransferase, whose protein sequence is MYKYKALKIGLFGGSFNPPHLGHIYLSKYAIKTLKLDYLILIPTFQSVDKDKNIYADSQDRLNMLLLSIAGKKVIISSYELKLEKAIESIITVRHFKSLFPSAKLYFLFGEDHCSSLNTWKNIKELFSLTAPVIFRRTKNFSKEKILPYLTKLNILNTKFLNNPFFPISSSEFRRSRKKNLLHKDVYKYIENKKLYLK
- the rpsB gene encoding 30S ribosomal protein S2, with protein sequence MNEKRDLISIEKMVEFDLHLGAKSRLWEPKMAPFLLKEEYKKRHIINLEKTMEHLQNAYSYLYDLSRSGLEIMFVSSKNKIIADIVKESAKRVNVFYITQRWLGGLFTNFRQVNKTLNKLTELDEFLKQENLSQQLTKKEISQLKKKKLKIEKNYDGIKGLTKLPDVLVIFNPVNDLIPILEAKKMDIPVVGIINSNNNPDIVDFSIPANNFSPKSIYLLANLLCDAIAEAVGQETLIAYKEDSLVTIPEHLELLSSSSHGKK
- a CDS encoding CPBP family intramembrane glutamic endopeptidase, producing the protein MILIFSTISFFQEMRINGAATNNGQHSKRWYETPQLSYLKIGYLFIIGCLFMIMNCKYKNCHKLGKYCNFFYPEYKLWTFCSIIQPFLILLSQIIEGVPNSEEKKGGEAISIILLFIQVAQFYIIYIYLKSCWKPVSQQFFSLYRNKWGIFDSARFTYYATRIFGILFLEIIIFAAFNLLIQNFLTNSKSSTPSNGTENQNQIVGKLNNIKQGQEIGRFIFTVITLIIISPFIEEIIYRKVTLKTTNFNWKTIFTSSIIFSLSHINVTKETIFHLWPYLLGGFTYALTYKYFKNIWVGILTHSLHNLITLIIVLWKIFNPHSVNTIATNTII
- a CDS encoding transcription antitermination factor NusB, with product MDSEIQSYRISRFQKRINICEAIYSDLIWNSFDEAKKSKKHGNDSWTGFEWRIYKRYIKDKTLFLEQIDQLLRTDWSVHRLNLSILAIILEAFSEYSVFKTEPAILIQQSVLLAKDYGEDEYKLVHAVIDNYIKQLLIKEKEIKKNNN
- a CDS encoding DJ-1/PfpI family protein, which gives rise to MSKIVKIGILTANNIEDMEFIIPFDIWRRAKFVVETISCEVKNNALLHYSNMKISANFKLKLTNLEQYDLLFFPGGPAFRAYLSPPATFKDLGESKLHTAIKKFYKSPDKWLVSICAAPISLLTILEGELHENFKFTCYNDSKLIGDYSKLWVDKPVVIHQERQFITAQAASCALQLAFLVVELFTSKEEAIKLAKTILYDYVSPLGD